A window of the Mesorhizobium opportunistum WSM2075 genome harbors these coding sequences:
- the flgA gene encoding flagellar basal body P-ring formation chaperone FlgA — protein MAMPISCSAFRRTALVLALVTGGMPAFAQESTNQSAGQSANQSATQIASNQAVGEVVLIPNRVIYPGETIELTALKQVTLIPGKHKPEAMATVAEELQGKVAKRTLLPGRYIPSTAIRDAWLVEQGAAVQVFFISGGLTISATAVTLQPGSAGDLIKVRNSDSGKILSGTVMADGTIQVSAS, from the coding sequence ATGGCCATGCCGATCTCCTGCTCCGCATTCCGCCGCACCGCGCTCGTCCTTGCGCTGGTGACCGGTGGCATGCCGGCTTTCGCCCAGGAATCGACAAACCAATCGGCAGGTCAATCGGCAAATCAATCAGCCACTCAGATCGCCAGCAATCAAGCCGTCGGCGAGGTCGTGCTGATCCCCAACCGGGTCATCTATCCCGGCGAGACCATCGAGCTCACCGCCTTGAAACAGGTGACCCTGATCCCGGGCAAGCACAAGCCCGAGGCGATGGCGACGGTGGCCGAGGAACTCCAGGGCAAGGTCGCCAAGCGCACGCTGCTGCCCGGCCGCTATATTCCTTCGACAGCCATTCGCGATGCCTGGCTGGTTGAACAGGGTGCTGCCGTTCAGGTATTCTTCATCTCGGGCGGCCTGACGATATCGGCCACAGCCGTGACGTTGCAGCCAGGTTCCGCCGGCGACCTCATCAAGGTTCGCAACAGCGACAGCGGCAAGATCCTCTCCGGCACGGTGATGGCCGACGGAACCATCCAGGTCAGCGCTTCATGA
- the flgG gene encoding flagellar basal-body rod protein FlgG: MKALAIAATGMNAQQTNLEVIANNIANINTTGYKRARAEFSDLLYQVDRTQGVPNRSNASLVPEGVSIGLGVKTTAVRNVHTQGELTSTGNSFDMALTGRGWFQIEGADGGTLYSRAGAFNTNATGQLVTVDGASVIPAINVPVDAVEVIVNKTGQVFARIDGQTDLQNLGQLQIANFANEAGLAPLGDNLFQETTASGPANVGVPGDPGFATIQQGYLEASNVDPVKEITELISAQRAYEMNSKVIQAADDMASVVSKNIR, encoded by the coding sequence ATGAAAGCACTCGCCATCGCCGCCACCGGCATGAATGCCCAGCAGACAAATCTGGAAGTCATCGCCAACAACATCGCCAACATCAACACCACCGGCTACAAGCGGGCACGCGCCGAATTCTCCGACCTGCTCTATCAGGTCGACCGCACGCAAGGCGTACCCAACCGCTCCAACGCCTCGCTGGTGCCGGAAGGCGTCTCGATCGGCCTCGGCGTCAAGACGACCGCCGTGCGCAACGTCCACACCCAGGGCGAACTGACCAGCACCGGCAACAGTTTCGACATGGCGCTCACCGGCCGGGGCTGGTTCCAGATCGAGGGCGCCGATGGCGGCACGCTCTACAGCCGCGCCGGTGCCTTCAACACCAACGCCACCGGCCAGTTGGTGACCGTGGACGGCGCCAGTGTCATTCCGGCCATCAACGTGCCTGTCGATGCCGTCGAGGTCATCGTCAACAAGACCGGCCAGGTCTTCGCCCGCATCGACGGCCAGACCGACCTGCAGAACCTCGGCCAGCTTCAGATCGCGAACTTCGCCAACGAGGCGGGCCTCGCCCCGCTCGGCGACAATCTGTTCCAGGAAACAACCGCCTCCGGCCCGGCCAATGTCGGCGTCCCCGGCGACCCCGGCTTCGCCACCATCCAGCAGGGTTACCTCGAGGCCTCCAACGTCGATCCGGTCAAGGAAATCACCGAGTTGATCTCGGCGCAGCGCGCCTATGAGATGAACTCCAAGGTCATTCAGGCCGCCGACGACATGGCCTCCGTCGTCTCCAAGAACATCAGGTAA
- a CDS encoding flagellar hook-basal body complex protein FliE translates to MIVNGIGALNLKPGLGDTATDLLQGGVAPAAPGNLGTSFAEALSQAASKTVSTMQNAEQVSMQALKGDADTRQVVDAVMSAQQALQTAVAIRDKVVSAYLEVSRMGI, encoded by the coding sequence ATGATCGTGAACGGCATCGGCGCGCTTAACCTGAAGCCTGGGCTGGGCGACACGGCGACGGACCTGCTTCAAGGCGGCGTTGCGCCCGCGGCGCCCGGTAACCTTGGCACGTCCTTCGCCGAGGCGCTGAGCCAGGCCGCCTCCAAGACCGTCAGCACGATGCAGAATGCCGAGCAGGTGTCGATGCAGGCGCTCAAGGGCGACGCCGATACCCGCCAGGTCGTCGATGCCGTGATGAGCGCGCAGCAGGCGCTTCAGACCGCCGTCGCCATCCGCGACAAGGTCGTTTCGGCCTATCTCGAAGTCAGTCGTATGGGCATCTGA